Proteins encoded together in one Anopheles darlingi chromosome 3, idAnoDarlMG_H_01, whole genome shotgun sequence window:
- the LOC125955210 gene encoding ficolin-2-like, translating to MSQHFLALLLIALALNGGLTIGQECRNCEKKIDALSGVVNGLVKSVENLRWLSQLNGEIIAQLSFNGKLVGQNLSAVQQDLRQLLAGQLSIISDQKLVLESLTNTSRETKYTSCVDLRSQPSGIYEIRPENPFKEPYKVLCDQDYESGGWLVIQHRYEGSTNFYRNWKQYKNGFGNLDGEFWLGLDRIHELTTSKPHELVVLLEDYDGNKTYAKYDLFEIGGESQLYELTNITGYTGSAGDSLSGEKGMKFSTLDSDNDSWSGNCAVTYTGAWWYGSCHRSNLNGKYLQGETHEYATGMVWYSFRGYHYSLKSAKMMIRPRA from the exons ATGTCTCAGCATTTTCTTGCCTTGCTCCTAATTGCACTTGCACTAAACGGCGGATTAACAATTGGCCAGGAATGCAGGAAttgtgaaaagaaaatcgaCGCCTTGTCCGGAGTGGTAAACGGTTTAGTGAAATCAGTAGAAAATTTGAGATGGCTTTCGCAGTTGAATGGTGAAATAATTGCTCAACTCAGTTTTAACGGAAAGCTTGTGGGACAGAACCTTTCGGCAGTGCAGCAGGATCTCCGGCAACTACTGGCAGGCCAGCTTTCCATCATATCCGATCAGAAGTTAGTGCTGGAGAGCCTAACGAACACCTCACGCGAGACTAAGTACACATCTTGCGTGGATCTACGTTCCCAGCCATCTGGAATCTATGAAATACGACCGGAAAATCCGTTCAAGGAACCCTACAAGGTGTTGTGTGATCAAGATTATGAATCAGGTGGATGGCTAGTCATTCAACATCGCTACGAAGGATCGACCAACTTCTATCGCAACTGGAAGCAGTATAAAAATGGATTCGGTAATTTGGATGGCGAGTTCTGGCTTGGTCTCGATCGAATTCACGAGCTGACAACGTCGAAGCCACATGAACTCGTGGTGCTTTTGGAGGATTACGATGGCAACAAAACTTACGCCAAGTACGATCTGTTCGAGATCGGTGGAGAAAGTCAGCTGTATGAGTTGACGAACATAACTGGCTACACGGGATCTGCTGGCGATTCTCTAAGTGGCGAGAAGGGTATGAAGTTCTCTACTCTTGATTCGGACAACGACAGTTGGAGCGGAAATTGTGCAGTAACATACACCGGAGCGTGGTGGTACGGCTCTTGTCACAGAAG CAATCTAAATGGAAAGTACCTACAAGGAGAAACTCATGAATATGCCACCGGAATGGTTTGGTATTCTTTCAGAGGGTACCATTATTCGCTGAAATCAGCCAAAATGATGATTAGACCACGAGCTTAG
- the LOC125955215 gene encoding 60S ribosomal protein L15: MGAYRYVQELYRKKQSDVMRYLLRVRVWQYRQMTRFHRAPRPSRPDKARRLGYKSKQGYAIFRIRVRRGGRKRPVAKGCTYGKPKSHGVNQLKPYRCLQSVAEERVGRRVGGLRVLNSYWVAQDASHKYFEVIMVDTAHNAIRRDANVNWICKAVHKHRELRGLTSAGKSSRGLGKGYRYAQTIGGSRRACWRRRNRLHMRRYR; the protein is encoded by the exons ATGGGTGCGTACCGATACGTACAGGAGCTGTACCGCAAGAAGCAGAGCGATGTGATGCGCTATCTGCTGCGTGTCCGCGTCTGGCAGTACCGCCAGATGACGAGATTCCACCGTGCCCCGCGTCCGTCGCGACCGGACAAGGCTCGCCGTCTGGGCTACAAGTCCAAGCAGGGCTATGCCATCTTCCGCATCCGTGTGCGCCGCGGAGGCCGCAAACGCCCGGTCGCCAAGGGTTGCACGTACGGTAAGCCCAAGAGCCACGGTGTCAACCAGCTCAAGCCGTACCGTTGTCTGCAGTCGGTTGCTGAG GAACGTGTTGGACGTCGTGTCGGTGGTCTGCGTGTGCTGAACTCGTACTGGGTTGCCCAGGATGCTTCGCACAAGTACTTCGAGGTCATCATGGTCGATACGGCCCACAACGCGATCCGTCGTGATGCGAACGTCAACTGGATCTGCAAGGCGGTGCACAAGCACCGTGAGCTTCGTGGTCTTACCTCCGCTGGAAAGAGCTCGCGCGGTTTGGGCAAGGGCTACCGCTATGCTCAAACTATTGGTGGCTCGCGCCGTGCCTGCTGGCGTCGTCGCAACCGTCTGCATATGCGTCGTTACCGTTAA